In the genome of Paenibacillus pabuli, the window GCGTGAGAACAAGGCGGCATCATCAAAGCCACCGGTATTTAATTTCAGGTTAAGCTCTGTCATTACATCGCCCTGCGTAGCCTCCAGCCGAACGTCAATGCCTGGTTCCTTTTCTTTCCAATACGTTTGGACCATACTTTGGTTATTAATGGTTGCGTTCCATCCCAGCCATAGCTTAAAGGAATTTGCAGAACTGCCGCCACTTTCTGTGCTGCTGTTTGAGCATGCCGTTATCCCAAACATCAGTAGAGCCAATGATAATAGCGCCAGCTTTCTTCCCTTTTGTTGACGTAAATTCATCACATGCGTCCCCCTCGGTTATTTTGAAATTGTATAGGATTAGAAAACCCATTCTGTTGCATGATTCAGAGGGTTATCCTTTTACTGAGCCGATAAGCACACCTTTTACAAAATACTTTTGCAGGAATGGGTACACACAAAGGATCGGGAGCGCGCTTACCATGACTGTCGCCATTTTGATGGACATAAGTGTAACGTTAGAGAGCATGGTACCACGGGCCAGCGCTTCCTGATTATTGTTGGATCCGAGGACAGTCGAAATATCCTGGGCAGACAGCAGCTGTTGCAAAAACGTTTGAACCGGAATCAGACTCTGATCTGAAACATAAAACGCGCCAGAAAACCAGTCATTCCAGTGCCCCACTGCAGTAAATAGACCAATGGCTGCAAGCATGGGTTTCGAAAGCGGCATAATAATGACAAATAGAATGCGGACAGGATTGGCCCCATCGATCTCAGCCGATTCGATCAGTGCTTCCGGAATCCCCTGGATGAATTTCATCATCACAAACATATTCCACGCCGAGAAAGCGGACGGAATGATATACACCCAGAATGAGTTTAATAATGACAAGTGATGAAGCTGGATGTACAAAGGGATTAATCCACCACTAAACAGCATCGTAATCAGCACATACCCCAGTAAAGATTTCCTGAAAGGAAGACTCCGATAGGACAAGCCATAAGCCGCCAAAAGTGTGATGAGTAACCCAACAAAAGTACCTACGATCGTACGGGATATCGTAATGAGGTAGGCATGTTGAATTACGGAATTCCCAAGCACAACCTCATAATTGTACAAAGTAAACTCCCTCGGCCACAGATAAACACCACCCTTTGCGGCATCACTGCCCACGTTCAAGGAGACGGCGAGCATATACAGGAAGGGATAGATTACCGAAATACAGAGAAGTGCCAACAGAAACACGATGATGGTCTGGCCCACCCTTTCCCTCACGGAAGATCTCATATTACCAAAGCCCCTCTCCGTTGAACTTTCGCGCCATCTGATTGGTGCACAGTACCAAAATCAGACTGATGACCGAGGAAAGGAGACCGACCGCAGTGGCCATTCCAAAATAACCTTGCTGCAAGCCATTGCGTAAAATATATGTGTCAAGCACATCTGCGACTGGCTGATTGGCCGGGTTCATCAGCGGATAGATTTGATCCATGCCTACGGCAATTAGTCCAGGCATACTGAGAATTAACACGATGGAGATGGTCGGCATGATCCCCGGCAGGGTAATGTTGCGTATTTGCGCGAGCCGCCCAGCCCCTTCCACCCTTGCGGCTTCATAAAGCTGCGGGTCAATCGTCGTAATCGCTGCCAGATACAAAATCGTATTCCAGCCAACCTCCTTCCATAAACCGCTCACTACAATCATGGGCCGGAACCACTCCGTGGATCCCAAGAAAAAGACCGAATCTCCCCCGAACTTCTCGATCAACTGATTGACCAATCCACCGTCCAACGTCAGCAGGGATTGCAGAATGTAAGCGACCACGATCCATGAAAAGAAATGCGGAAGATAACTCACGGATTGAACAAACCGCTTATATTTGTTGTTTTTCACCTCATTAATGAGCAAGGCCAACATAATCGGAGCTGGAAATCCGAACACAAACTTGAGAATCGCGATGTAAATCGTATTCTTCACCACAATCCAGAACTGTTCATCTTGCAAGAATGAGAAGTTCTCCAAACCAACCCATTCACTGCTCCACATCGTGCTGCCAATGTGAAAATCCTTGAATGCCACCTGGATGCCCACCATCGGAATGTAGCTGAAAAGAAGCAGAAGAATCGCACCAGGTAGAATCATTACATACTGCCAACGGTATTTTGCCAGTCGTTCAATCATTTAACCACCTCTGCCATCAGTATAGAGATCAATTCAAAGCGGTAACATATAACAACTTACAAATCAAATACGCTGCGTACGATTAGCTGTGATTGCAGTTCTTCAAGGGATGCCGATCTGGTGAGATCATCCTTCTTCAGATAAATGGTCTTTGTATTCCCTGCTGATATATCAAAATAATTGTTGCTGAAAATGCCATCTAATTCACTGAAATCCAGCTCCACAAACCGCGCGAAAGCTTTTGAATTAACCGTAATTACAAAACGATCCCCTTCTTCCTTCATCGTGGTCTCAATTGCAGGATCAACAAAACCAAAATGTTTTGGCTTTACAAATAACACTGTACCTTCGCTTACAACTTCACCATCCACCACAAAGGAAAACTGTAAATACGTGTCCCGTTTCTTGGCAGTTGTATCGAGCATTTCGGTAAAATCAAGCTGTTCGAATAATGAGGTTGATAACGCTTTCAACTCGATTAATTTGGAAGAAGCTGCGATTTCATTGGAACGCGAATCCATGAGCCTCCATTTCAATTCTCCTTTTACATCACTCCTGCTCTCATTCGATACGTGAAGTTCTACCTTCGGACCTTCTTCCCGAGCCGATACAAGGATTGGTGCGAAAAAACGTTTGGCTGCATAATGCATCGCTTTCCAGCGACCAAAGTAATCGATACTGGACCAGGAAGCTACAGGCCAGCAATCATTCAACTGCCAGTACAATGCACCCATACAGCGTCCACGATGTCTGCGCCAGTGCTCTACCCCACATGAGATTCCTTCAGCCTGTATGAGCTGCGAAGCATATAAAAGGGAATTGAAATCTTTCGGCAAGCGATATGTCTCCCCGATGTAATACAGAATTTTCTCATTTCCCGTACCATTCTTCTGATGAGATTCCATAACCGGCGAGAAGATATTGCGGTCTTCCGGCAGCGTAAACGTCTCTATCGTCTTGTGATTCGGAAAGGACTGCAATCCGAATTCGGACATGTAGCGCGGGAACAATGTGCGAAATTCGGTAAAAGGTTTCTTGCCATGCCATACATCCCAGTAATGCATGTCCCCGTAATTTTCATCGTTCGGATTGTCAAAGCTTCCCTTGGATGAAGGTGAAGCTAACCAGTAGAACGTATTCGGATCATATTCCTTCGCAATAGCCGGAAGTAATACCTCATATTGCTTAATATAGTCCGCTTGTAGCTGTAAAGATGTTTTCTTCGCCCAGTCCCATTCGACCCAAGCCATTTCCTGCTCATTGTTTCCACACCAGATTCCTAATGAGGCATGATGACGCAAGCGTTTCATGTTATCGATGGTCTCTTTTGTAATCGATTGCTTGAATTCCTCAGTCAGTTCATATACACCGCAGGCATACATCAAGTCCTGCCATACAATCAAGCCGTATTCGTCGCACAAATCATAGAAGTAATTCTCCGGATAATGTCCGCCACCCCAGACACGAATTGTATTGAAATGGGCCTCCGCACAGCTCTTGATCAATCGTTCTGTCCGATCTGGGTTACAGCGCGGCAAGATGTTATCTTCCGGAA includes:
- a CDS encoding carbohydrate ABC transporter permease, giving the protein MRSSVRERVGQTIIVFLLALLCISVIYPFLYMLAVSLNVGSDAAKGGVYLWPREFTLYNYEVVLGNSVIQHAYLITISRTIVGTFVGLLITLLAAYGLSYRSLPFRKSLLGYVLITMLFSGGLIPLYIQLHHLSLLNSFWVYIIPSAFSAWNMFVMMKFIQGIPEALIESAEIDGANPVRILFVIIMPLSKPMLAAIGLFTAVGHWNDWFSGAFYVSDQSLIPVQTFLQQLLSAQDISTVLGSNNNQEALARGTMLSNVTLMSIKMATVMVSALPILCVYPFLQKYFVKGVLIGSVKG
- a CDS encoding ABC transporter permease, producing the protein MIERLAKYRWQYVMILPGAILLLLFSYIPMVGIQVAFKDFHIGSTMWSSEWVGLENFSFLQDEQFWIVVKNTIYIAILKFVFGFPAPIMLALLINEVKNNKYKRFVQSVSYLPHFFSWIVVAYILQSLLTLDGGLVNQLIEKFGGDSVFFLGSTEWFRPMIVVSGLWKEVGWNTILYLAAITTIDPQLYEAARVEGAGRLAQIRNITLPGIMPTISIVLILSMPGLIAVGMDQIYPLMNPANQPVADVLDTYILRNGLQQGYFGMATAVGLLSSVISLILVLCTNQMARKFNGEGLW
- a CDS encoding beta-mannosidase encodes the protein MLLIDLNGAWKMKRVDHVEWLPATVPGSVFHDLLQAGQMEDPYYREQEQAALELCKYDYEYKHSFEVNESDLRHDRIILLCEGVDTLGELILNGMNIASVSNMHSTYEIDITSVIKQGENTIHIILRSPVEYVLRKQAERPLINCSDAVEGISHLRKAHSMFGWDWGPQLPDLGIWRNISIQGYDHARLEDVYITQMHSEGKVTLDVRVRASGWVEEEREIMVTLDTPSGETLKGCTSVVNDANHHIWIEVDHPELWWPNGLGKQPLYQLSVALMEQGVELDRDDRRIGLRTLTVKQEQDQWGESFEFEVNGVSFFSMGADYIPEDNILPRCNPDRTERLIKSCAEAHFNTIRVWGGGHYPENYFYDLCDEYGLIVWQDLMYACGVYELTEEFKQSITKETIDNMKRLRHHASLGIWCGNNEQEMAWVEWDWAKKTSLQLQADYIKQYEVLLPAIAKEYDPNTFYWLASPSSKGSFDNPNDENYGDMHYWDVWHGKKPFTEFRTLFPRYMSEFGLQSFPNHKTIETFTLPEDRNIFSPVMESHQKNGTGNEKILYYIGETYRLPKDFNSLLYASQLIQAEGISCGVEHWRRHRGRCMGALYWQLNDCWPVASWSSIDYFGRWKAMHYAAKRFFAPILVSAREEGPKVELHVSNESRSDVKGELKWRLMDSRSNEIAASSKLIELKALSTSLFEQLDFTEMLDTTAKKRDTYLQFSFVVDGEVVSEGTVLFVKPKHFGFVDPAIETTMKEEGDRFVITVNSKAFARFVELDFSELDGIFSNNYFDISAGNTKTIYLKKDDLTRSASLEELQSQLIVRSVFDL